Proteins encoded in a region of the Anopheles aquasalis chromosome 2, idAnoAquaMG_Q_19, whole genome shotgun sequence genome:
- the LOC126570917 gene encoding shootin-1, giving the protein MDTSPPSRRSSIPIPKRKTSLHLYMAGSSSTSSSNVGSASASMNEDEPSFTRSIMLGSFIQSPSAGSGSASPPSAAAAGHNTTTCELKESHNRLMEKCEKLMKRNEQLQQANDQLTLTVQQLIANAESSKRELAEFTEKNRRLRRKLSEIIPGESSTVADGGGAAESDDDAPPTSEPDGDSSAKPVRPKEELAGPQTTEGDWLNEIEKLKSYQNNVDLQLYEANEKISDLLESKQQHEEIIEKLRAENAELSKVARLMSRNMLESIDTTKSLGNSLMQVRRERDMVRDMVRQSRDSVDSKTSTNEEIQKLRSEYELQRKTYEAQFIEYKSLMNEEHERKTNDQIVVLELEVERLRQQLEETVCRAERAEEEVQSLRQQIRISRHQERQSSSLSTAVGVLPVLDGGGALDGDSLPPVSLMCQCAANRRSTAGSSVSSAPQQAVPVPPPAPSLPPPPPPPPPPPLLLPAANKPANSKHLISSEGATISTETPKLGLSEAISMQKLNHVAITNVNSHPAATGIDSVIADIKSGRVTLRKRRPNVLNKPACDADAADDGSNRDSIRDGAPNYRQLAARNPALKEMYEILDRMKRQNRKSKIIVESEFTSSSPFSGSSGEATANCGESSNTSEIKVRAGRILTDVVDC; this is encoded by the exons ATGGACACTAGCCCACCGTCCAGGCGGAGTAGCATTCCGATACCGAAGCGGAAAACATCGCTACACCTCTACATGGCCGGCTCATCATCAACTTCGTCCTCCAACGTCGGTTCAGCATCGGCTTCGATGAACGAGGATGAACCGTCGTTCACACGCAGCATAATGCTCGGTTCGTTCATTCAATCGCCATCCGCCGGAAGTGGTtccgcatcaccaccgtctgctgctgctgctggccacaacaccaccacctgcgaGCTAAAAGAGAGCCATAATCGGTTGATGGAGAAATGCGAAAAAT TGatgaagcgaaacgaacaGCTTCAGCAAGCGAACGATCAGCTCACCCTCACCGTCCAGCAGCTCATTGCAAACGCGGAAAGTTCGAAGCGTGAGCTGGCCGAGTTTACGGAGAAGAACCGGCGGCTTCGCCGGAAGCTATCCGAAATTATTCCAGGTGAATCATCCACGGTggcggacggtggtggcgctgccgagagtgatgatgatgcgccgcCGACAAGCGAACCAGATGGCGATAGCAGTGCCAAACCGGTTAGGCCAAAGGAGGAGCTAGCTGGACCGCAGACAACCGAAGGGGATTGGCTGAACGAAATCGAGAAGCTGAAATCCTACCAGAACAATGTCGATCTGCAGCTGTacgaagcgaacgagaaaATATCCGACCTACTCGAAAGT aagcaacagcacgaAGAAATCATCGAAAAGCTTCGAGCGGAAAATGCGGAACTGAGCAAAGTGGCCCGGTTAATGTCACGAAACATGCTGGAATCTATCGACACGACCAAGAG TCTCGGAAACTCACTCATGCAGGTCCGGCGAGAACGTGATATGGTGCGTGACATGGTACGGCAGAGCCGTGATTCGGTCGACTCCAAGACGAGCACCAACGAGGAGATTCAAAAACTGCGCTCCGAGTATGAGCTGCAGCGGAAAACGTACGAAGCGCAGTTCATCGAATAT AAAAGCCTGATGAACGAAGAGCACGAGCGGAAGACAAACGATCAGATCGTCGTACTCGAGCTGGAGGTTGAACGGTTACGCCAGCAGCTGGAAGAGACGGTGTGTCGGGCCGAGCGGGCCGAGGAGGAAGTGCAATCGCTTCGACAGCAGATTCGTATCAGCCGGCATCAGGAGCGCCAAAGCTCATCGCTCTCCACTGCCGTTGGCGTACTGCCCGttctggatggtggtggtgcgttagATGGCGATTCTCTGCCTCCGGTGTCCTTGATGTGCCAGTGTGCTGCCAATCGGCGGTCAACGGCAGGTTCCTCGGTGTCGTCCGCACCCCAACAAGCTGTTCCCGTacccccaccagcaccatctcttcctccaccaccaccaccaccaccgccaccgcctctgCTACTACCGGCTGCTAACAAACCCGCTAACAGCAAGCATTTAATCTCATCGGAAGGAGCAACAATATCCACCGAAACGCCGAAGCTTGGCTTGAGCGAAGCGATTTCGATGCAGAAATTAAATCACGTAGCAATAACGAATGTAAATAGTCACCCTGCAGCAACAG GTATAGATTCGGTGATAGCTGACATCAAGAGTGGCCGGGTAACACTTCGAAAGCGTCGGCCAAACGTACTCAACAAGCCTGcctgcgatgctgatgctgccgacGATGGTAGCAACAGGGACAGTATTAGAGATGGTGCTCCAAATTACCGCCAGCTGGCCGCTCGCAATCCAGCACTCAAGGAAATGTACGAAATTTTGGATCGTATGAAGCGGCAAAACAGGAAATCGAAAATTATCGTCGAATCAGAattcacgtcgtcgtcgccgtttaGTGGAAGCAGTGGTGAGGCTACTGCTAACTGTGGGGAGAGCAGTAATACCAGCGAGATTAAGGTGCGAGCAGGGCGCATCCTGACGGATGTCGTCGACTGCTGA